Sequence from the Deltaproteobacteria bacterium genome:
AGATACATCAACTCTTAAGAATAAGGCCTTGAGAAGTCGTCTCGAATATGTATAGATAACATTTTCGAAGTGATGCTCTTTGGTTGTAATCAAGTACCTTGCTTTCAAGCCTCTAGACTCACATAGGCGTTTCCCTAGAATGGAAGTTATAACTATCTTGTCGTACTTGACCAGGCGTTTGGCTATTTCAACAAAACAAGCATCCCCACCACTTATACCTTCCGTATATGCGTTCATAAATGCAATCAGTCTCCTGCTCATCTGGATACTCCTTCTATGTGTTCTCGGGTCGCACGACGGCCATTTGCGAGGCTCTCAGAATGAGCGAGACCACAAGCTTTCGATCCAGGTCACAACTCGGCATTTTGCAGGAAATTCTCTTTCTTGTCCGTCCTATAAAGAAGCATTGGACTATGCAGAGAGTCTATTCTCGAATCGCTGAAACAGGTTCATTCTCGACTACGGCGATCTGTAAACTCGCTCTTTTCTGCCGCTTTCGAGAGATGGGACTCAATCTTGCTTTGTTGTCGAGGGTTAATAACCGACAACGTAGGAGGAAACCCATTGCTTACCAACTACTAGGTTAACTCACCGAAACGAGCCTCCAGGCCGACCAGATTTCGCTTGAAAAAACAAGCCAGTATCAGAAAACCTGTGTCTGACTTCACGTGCATCCGAGACATTCCCGAATTTTTCGGCACACCAACTCCACCCCATCTTCTCCAAGCTCTGGATAGATAGGCAGCGACAAGAGCTCCTTGGCATACCGTTCTGTTACCGGCAAATCGCCTTCCCGATATCCCCTGTCTCTAAAGCTCTGCTGAAGGTGAATCGGCGTAGGATAGTGAATCAGTGTCGTTATTCCCTTCTGCTTCAGATACTCTTGCAGCCTGTCTCTCTCCCTTGTTCTCACCGCGTAGATATGCCACGCGGAACCTTCATCCATCTCAGGGAGCACGAGATCCGTACCATAGAGCAATCGATGATATTGCGCGGATATTTTTCTTCTTCTCTCGTTCCATAGATCCAGATACTTCAGTTTTGCCCTCAGTATTGCGGCTTGAAGCTCATCCAATCTGCTGTTCAGGCCCTTTATCACATGTACGTACTTCTGTCTCTGCCCGTAGTTGCGTAAGAGTCTCAGCTTTTCGGCAAGGGCATCATCATCGGTGATCACCGCTCCCCCGTCACCGTAAGCACCCAGATTCTTCCCCGGATAGAAGCTGAAGCATCCCGCATCTCCAAATGTTCCGACCATCCTCCCCTGGTATCTCGTCCCATGAGCCTGACAGGCGTCCTCCACAACCCTCAACCCGTGCTCGGCCCCCACCCTGACGATCTCGTCAATTTCGGCCGCTTGCCCATAGAGATGAACGGGCACTATAGCCTTGGTTCTTCCAGTGATTTTTTCCTCTATCCTATGCGGGTCCATATGGTAAGAGCCAGGCTTGATATCCACGAATACAGGTCTCGCCCCCGTATACTGAACCGCCAGGGCCGTAGCAATAAACGTATTGGCAACGGTAATGACTTCGTCCCCTTCACCGATATTCAAAGCCAACAAGGCCAGGTGAATCGCTTCCGTCCCTGAGCCAACTCCGATACAGTGTTTTGCATTACAATAACGCGCAAATTCCTCTTCGAATCTCTCGAGCTCTTCCCCCAATACGAACCAGCCGCTCTTGAAGACTCTCCGAGCGGCTCCCTCGATCTCCTCTTCTATAGCTTCATACTGTCTCTTCAAGTCCAAGAACGGAACTGCCATCTTCTTCCCTCACCATACAGCATGTCAGTGGAGCAGGATCCGCAGGTAAGTTCGTGTACGTCATCGTCGGAGAACCCGCTGCCAAGGATTTTGGAGTACACCTCTTCCCCCGAATACCATTCCTTATTCCTCTCTTACAACTCACGGATCTACTTCTCAAGGAGCAAATAGAGAAATCGGTCTGTATTCCCTGGATCATACTGTCTGTTTGCGTAGCCGAGGAGGATCGCAGTATCACTGAGACACTTGAACGCATGGGCTATCCTCTTTCCTATTCGGAGCCTCGCGAACTCGTTTTCACTCGATTTCAACTCCATTACCATTCTCTCTTTGGTCTCAACGTCTTCCAAGACAACCATGACAGTACCAAAGAGCACGCCAAGCCACTCCTCGGTCTTGTTGTGAAAATGGTTCCCCCTGATGGTATGCCGATTCCGAAACGTCACGTAGTATATCTGGCCGAATTCTCTATTCTCCTGGACAAGTTCATCGGTTCCGAGAAATTCGACAAGATAGCCGCGGTCATCGCTGTGTTTCACCAGTTCCGATACGCTATAATCCATTCCCAGTCTCCCACAAATCCTCCCACCGAATCCCGATGATTTCTTACAGATTTCAAAGAGCACCGCCGCATCCGGGGGTAATCCTCACTGAGGAACACAATCCTCCTTCTGATTCACTCATCTATTTGAACCATCTAATCACTCGCCCCACTTGCTCCTGTCGATCCCCTTCTTCAGAACCCTGCCCTTCAGATACCCCCAACCATAGGCCCAAAGTGTAATCCAGCAAAAAACCGGATGAAGAAACCACACCGGATCACGCTTATTGGCAAACCCCCTTATCGCTTCAGCAAGAAGAGGAAACACGATCACACAGTACAGGACAAACAGCGCCAACCTTTGCCTGCTGTGAGCTCTCCACGGGTACGATCTGACTGACATATTCCTGAAGTACACGTAATCACCTATTCTACGGCTCTGTTTTCTATAAAATGTTCTCAGGCTGTTCCCAAACAAATGTACTATGCCTACATTAACTTTTGCAAAAAAGCAATTACCTTTCGACACTAGTTCATAGATCAGATCAATATCGAACAGATATTCAGACTTCAAGTTGTTCAACAGCAAATCCTTTCTCAATATAGTACCATTTGCTCCTATTGTGGGAACCGCATTCGATGTCAGCTCCAGCCTGATGTATTCGAATCTATCTCCGTTTTTCAGAAAATTGACTTCCCCAACTCCTTTAACCTCTCCGTGTTCGCCAACAATTGTGCCTACTACCGGCAGATCCGTCCAGCGCATTGTTATGTAATTCTTTCTGTCGTAGTTGCCGAGAAAGTAACACAACGGGTCGTTCATCCCCATAAGAGCGCAATATCTCGTTACATAATTATCGGTCTTCCTGTACGTGTATTCAATCGGTTCGCTGCCGAAGATCTCCAGATCCTCAAACGGCCTTACCATCTTTTGGAACCACCACGCCTCCGGGAGGATATTGTCGGAGTCTATCAGTGCGATCAGTTCATTTCTCGCCTCCCTGGCCCCCACCGCCTTCCCGGCCTCGCCGGTCTTGAGCGGATTTGAAAGGAGAATGGTGCGCACCTGAGATTCCACTCGAAATTCCTCTATGATACGCAGCGTACCGTCCGTTGAACCGGCATCCACCACGATGACCTCCAGCAGCTCCTGGGGATACTCCTGCATGGCCACGCTCTCTAAGCAGAATCTCAGAGTCTTTTCAGAATTCAGTGTCGGGATCACGACGCTGACGCTCGGGTAATCCATATCCTACCTGCCGGCGCAGATTCTTGAAACAAATCGGCGCATCTGTGCAATCGTGGGATGGTCTTCCAAAAGAGCGTGGAAGGCAACGATCAGCACAGACGCCGTTCCGCACCCGAAAACTATCCAAAGGATCTGTGTGAAACTCTCATGGAAGATCAGAATGAGACAGATCTGAGCGATACCTAGAGCCAACAAGTAATTGACAAACCGGACTTTCGCACGAGCGAGATTGTAGTTGATCAGGATCAGGAGCAAGCCCATCGGAAGCATGGCAAGACCATAGAGGCCCAAGATCGCCTCGGCGTGGATGTATTTCTCACCGAAAAGTACCGTGATAACCGGGGTCGGGAAAAAACCGTAGATGAAGGTCCCAGTACCGGCAAGAGCCATGGTGTAGCCCGAAGCCTTGACCAACAGGTGGGCCGCGCTTTGATTTTTCGCCTCAGCCTCGGCCACCATCGGGAATAGGGCCAGGATGAGGGATGCCGGAAGATACATGATCGCCCGCCCCAGGACCGCGGCCGATGCATAGACTCCCACCTCTCCAGGCGGGAAATAGTGCCGTACAAACAGGAGATCTACTTGGGTGAGGACCGCAAAGGAGAGGTTCGCGACAAAGACTGGAACGGCATATGAGAGAAGATCGTTCCGCTTCCATTCAGAAGAGATTGTGGAACCCATAATGGATCTCAGCGGCATATAGGAAATAAAGAATACAGCAATATTTGTCAGGATCAATCCGGCAAAGATACCATTGAGTCTCAGGCCCATCATGACCAGGACCACACAGGAAACAAATTTTATCGGGCCAAGCGCTCCGCTGACAAAACCCAACGATCGAAATTTCTGCAACCCCTGCAGGAATGCTGTATTGATTGGCAAAACGAGTGACCCGAAGACTGCAATCCCGAGAAGGATGATAGGCCCGACAGTCTCCATCCTGAGAAAATCTCTTATCAAGAAAGACAGGCAGACAAAGGCCGCAAGGAGAATCGAAGCGATGCCAAAAATGTTCTTGTACGCCTTTAAGAAAAGCGATTTGATTCGGCCGTAATCACCTTCTACGGCAAAGGTAGACACATACTTGGTCAGCACCGTCATAATGGTTATGAAAGGCAGGCTGGTGATCAAGAGCAAAGAAAAAAGGGAGTTCATCAGGCCGAAATCCGGTGTGGAAAGAAGCCGCCCCATAGTCAACTGAAAGACATAGTTGAAGACATTCGTCACCATCGAGGCGGCAAAAAACCATGTACCCGCCCTCAGGAATCTATCGCTCAGCATCCGGATCGTCTTTCGTCTGAAAGGTTCTGCCTGCCGAAATCCGCCAGGTGGCCCATGACTTTCAGACCTGCCCTCCAGAGAAACCTCAGGTCGTCCAGGTTGCGGACCGAGAGCAGCTTTCTCGCCAGGAACCTCGGGGTCAGGGCCGCCTTGTAAAGGTCCTGTGTCAGCCTGAGGACCTCGTCGCTGGACACAGGGCTCTTCCATACAGACTCCCTCATATCATACCGGTCCCAGTCCTCTGTCAACAGCCACCCCTTTCTGCGTGCCTCTTCAAACATGGGGGTGCCCGGGTAGGGGACCACGATAGTGGCCTGGAGAGTGTCGATGTGGCCTCTTTTGAACATCTCCCTGGCAAGTCGGATGGTTGCAAAGGCATCCTCCCTCGTCTCCCAGGGATAACCTACCATGACAGTTATGTGGGGCTCGAGGCCTGCCTCCTTGGCCATACGACAGGTCTCCGTGATCTGCTCCACCCTGATGCCTTTGTGAAGTCTATCCAGGGTGTCCTGGCTGACGGACTCGAGGCCGATCAGTATAAAACGGAAATTCGCCTCTTTCATAAGACGAAACTCTCTCTCGGCGAGGCCGCCGACCCGCATGTTGCAACCCAGGGTCACCCTCTTGTGATACCCCCGTTCGATCACACCCCGGCAGAACTCCTCCAACCACTCGCCTCTGGGAAAACAGCCGCTGTCGTCAAAGATCTCCCTGACCCGGTATCGGTCGATCAACCTTCCTATCTCGTCCAGATGCCGCTCCGGGGTCACGGTCCGATATGATCTTCCCGGATAGAGGGTCGTCCAGGAGCAAAAGTCGCAGCGGCCCCACCAGCAGTCCCTCCCCGCCATGACATAGGTTCCCGGTGTATATTTGAAGTTTCCATTCTTCTCCGCATAGAGACGCCATTGGGTCAAATCCCGGTCGATAAAGGGAAGACTGTTGAGATCGTGATCGAGCTTGAAATCCCCGGTGTTTCTCACCTCTTTCCCCTGGCGGTACCATATCCCGGGTTCCAGGTTCCCCGGATTACCGATTCTCAACCCTGAGCCCCCTGGTTCCACAACCAGATTCTGGCAGAGACTGAGAAGCAGAAAGTCATAGTCACCTCCTGTGATAACAAAATCGACGTCCGAATTCTCCATCGATTCGAGAGGCAGAGCCGTGACGTGATCGCCCATCATGACAACCGCAGGCCGCCACTCGCCCCCAGCACCATTCTTGATTTCTCTTATGATGTTCCAATGGCGTTTGACGACAGGGGTCTTGGTTTCTATGGCAATGAGGTCCGGCTTCTCTTCTCGAATATCTCGAAGCCACTGCCTGTAGCTCTTCCCCTCGGCTATGGCGTCATCCCATATCACATCGAAACCCTTGGAGCGGAGCAGCGACGCAGCCTGAGCAGGAACCACGGGGTAGATATAGGTAGGAGCCCTGAACCACTGAAACTGTCGGTTCTGGCTTAGAAGAGGCACCCCTTTGTCGGATTCAAGCGGCGGATAAGAGATGGCAATCTTCACTGGCTTCGTTTCCCGGTTCTGAGTTCACTCGCCAAATTCCTCACCAGCACCAACCCCTGGAAGAAACGGATACCGTACCAGACATGACTAAGAAAGATATACGGCAGGCTCAACAATGCGACAGGCAGGCTCTTCTCGATCCGTAGAATCTCATAAAAAGAGACCAGGAGGGTGGCAAGGTAGACTCCAAGGCCTCCGAGCCAGAGCCTCGCGATCAAGGGATTGCCAAGAAAGGGGATGGAAATTCCACTGGCGAGAAAGATCACCAAAAGTGTGGGCAGGAAATATTTCAGCTTTCGTGAAGTATCGGGATATTTTTTGGCGAAGAATCCCCGGTGCAAGCCGTACCGGCCCACCTGCCTCAGGTGTCGCATCAGGCCCTCTCTTCTGTGATGCCATATGAAGACCTCTGGATCATAGACGATCTTCTTGCCCATCCTGACGATATCGAGACACAGCTTCG
This genomic interval carries:
- a CDS encoding oligosaccharide flippase family protein; translated protein: MLSDRFLRAGTWFFAASMVTNVFNYVFQLTMGRLLSTPDFGLMNSLFSLLLITSLPFITIMTVLTKYVSTFAVEGDYGRIKSLFLKAYKNIFGIASILLAAFVCLSFLIRDFLRMETVGPIILLGIAVFGSLVLPINTAFLQGLQKFRSLGFVSGALGPIKFVSCVVLVMMGLRLNGIFAGLILTNIAVFFISYMPLRSIMGSTISSEWKRNDLLSYAVPVFVANLSFAVLTQVDLLFVRHYFPPGEVGVYASAAVLGRAIMYLPASLILALFPMVAEAEAKNQSAAHLLVKASGYTMALAGTGTFIYGFFPTPVITVLFGEKYIHAEAILGLYGLAMLPMGLLLILINYNLARAKVRFVNYLLALGIAQICLILIFHESFTQILWIVFGCGTASVLIVAFHALLEDHPTIAQMRRFVSRICAGR
- a CDS encoding radical SAM protein, with protein sequence MKIAISYPPLESDKGVPLLSQNRQFQWFRAPTYIYPVVPAQAASLLRSKGFDVIWDDAIAEGKSYRQWLRDIREEKPDLIAIETKTPVVKRHWNIIREIKNGAGGEWRPAVVMMGDHVTALPLESMENSDVDFVITGGDYDFLLLSLCQNLVVEPGGSGLRIGNPGNLEPGIWYRQGKEVRNTGDFKLDHDLNSLPFIDRDLTQWRLYAEKNGNFKYTPGTYVMAGRDCWWGRCDFCSWTTLYPGRSYRTVTPERHLDEIGRLIDRYRVREIFDDSGCFPRGEWLEEFCRGVIERGYHKRVTLGCNMRVGGLAEREFRLMKEANFRFILIGLESVSQDTLDRLHKGIRVEQITETCRMAKEAGLEPHITVMVGYPWETREDAFATIRLAREMFKRGHIDTLQATIVVPYPGTPMFEEARRKGWLLTEDWDRYDMRESVWKSPVSSDEVLRLTQDLYKAALTPRFLARKLLSVRNLDDLRFLWRAGLKVMGHLADFGRQNLSDERRSGC
- a CDS encoding glycosyltransferase family 2 protein; the protein is MDYPSVSVVIPTLNSEKTLRFCLESVAMQEYPQELLEVIVVDAGSTDGTLRIIEEFRVESQVRTILLSNPLKTGEAGKAVGAREARNELIALIDSDNILPEAWWFQKMVRPFEDLEIFGSEPIEYTYRKTDNYVTRYCALMGMNDPLCYFLGNYDRKNYITMRWTDLPVVGTIVGEHGEVKGVGEVNFLKNGDRFEYIRLELTSNAVPTIGANGTILRKDLLLNNLKSEYLFDIDLIYELVSKGNCFFAKVNVGIVHLFGNSLRTFYRKQSRRIGDYVYFRNMSVRSYPWRAHSRQRLALFVLYCVIVFPLLAEAIRGFANKRDPVWFLHPVFCWITLWAYGWGYLKGRVLKKGIDRSKWGE
- a CDS encoding WxcM-like domain-containing protein codes for the protein MDYSVSELVKHSDDRGYLVEFLGTDELVQENREFGQIYYVTFRNRHTIRGNHFHNKTEEWLGVLFGTVMVVLEDVETKERMVMELKSSENEFARLRIGKRIAHAFKCLSDTAILLGYANRQYDPGNTDRFLYLLLEK
- a CDS encoding DegT/DnrJ/EryC1/StrS family aminotransferase; amino-acid sequence: MAVPFLDLKRQYEAIEEEIEGAARRVFKSGWFVLGEELERFEEEFARYCNAKHCIGVGSGTEAIHLALLALNIGEGDEVITVANTFIATALAVQYTGARPVFVDIKPGSYHMDPHRIEEKITGRTKAIVPVHLYGQAAEIDEIVRVGAEHGLRVVEDACQAHGTRYQGRMVGTFGDAGCFSFYPGKNLGAYGDGGAVITDDDALAEKLRLLRNYGQRQKYVHVIKGLNSRLDELQAAILRAKLKYLDLWNERRRKISAQYHRLLYGTDLVLPEMDEGSAWHIYAVRTRERDRLQEYLKQKGITTLIHYPTPIHLQQSFRDRGYREGDLPVTERYAKELLSLPIYPELGEDGVELVCRKIRECLGCT